The following proteins come from a genomic window of Prionailurus viverrinus isolate Anna chromosome D1, UM_Priviv_1.0, whole genome shotgun sequence:
- the TRAPPC4 gene encoding trafficking protein particle complex subunit 4: MAIFSVYVVNKAGGLIYQLDSYAPRAEAEKTFSYPLDLLLKLHDERVLVAFGQRDGIRVGHAVLAINGVDVNGKYTADGKEVLEYLGNPANYPVSIRFGRPRLTSNEKLMLASMFHSLFAIGSQLSPEQGSSGIEMLETDTFKLHCFQTLTGIKFVVLADPRQAGIDSLLRKIYEIYSDFALKNPFYSLEMPIRCELFDQNLKLALEVAEKAGTFGPGS; encoded by the exons ATGGCGATTTTTAGCGTGTACGTGGTGAACAAAGCTGGCGGCCTCATCTACCAGTTGGACAGCTACGCGCCACGGGCCGAGGCTGAGAAAACTTTCAGTTACCCTCTTGATCTGCTGCTCAAGCTGCACGACGAGCGTGTGCTGGTTGCCTTCGGCCAGCGCGACGGCATCCGGG TGGGCCACGCAGTGCTGGCCATCAATGGCGTGGACGTGAACGGCAAGTACACGGCCGATGGGAAGGAGGTGCTGGAGTACCTGGGCAACCCTGCTAATTACCCGGTGTCCATTCGGTTCGGCCGACCCCGCCTCACCTCCAATGAGAAGCTCATGCTGGCCTCCATGTTTCACTC GCTGTTCGCAATCGGTTCCCAGCTGTCTCCAGAACAGGGCAGCTCAGGCATTGAGATGCTGGAGACCGACACGTTCAAACTGCACTGTTTCCAGACACTGACAG GGATCAAGTTTGTGGTACTGGCAGATCCCAGGCAAGCTGGAATAGATTCTCTTCTCCGAAAGATTTATGAGATTTACTCAGACTTTGCCCTCAAGAATCCATTCTACTCCCTGGAAATGCCTATCAG GTGTGAGCTGTTTGACCAGAACCTGAAGTTAGCCCTGGAGGTGGCAGAGAAGGCTGGAACTTTTGGACCTGGGTCATAG
- the RPS25 gene encoding 40S ribosomal protein S25, with translation MPPKDDKKKKDAGKSAKKDKDPVNKSGGKAKKKKWSKGKVRDKLNNLVLFDKATYDKLCKEVPNYKLITPAVVSERLKIRGSLARAALQELLSKGLIKLVSKHRAQVIYTRNTKGGDAPAAGEDA, from the exons ATG CCGCCCAAGGAcgacaagaagaagaaagatgccGGGAAATCGgccaaaaaagacaaagacccaGTGAACAAATCTGGGGGCAAGGCCAAAAAGAAG AAGTGGTCCAAAGGCAAAGTTCGGGACAAGCTCAATAACCTGGTCTTGTTTGATAAAGCAACGTACGACAAACTCTGTAAGGAAGTTCCCAATTATAAGCTTATAACTCCAGCTGTCGTTTCTGAGAGACTGAAGATTCGAGGTTCCCTGGCCAGGGCAGCCCTTCAGGAGCTCCTTAGTAAAG GACTTATTAAACTCGTCTCAAAGCACAGAGCTCAAGTAATTTACACCAGAAACACCAAGGGTGGAGATGCCCCAGCTGCTGGTGAAGATGCATGA
- the SLC37A4 gene encoding glucose-6-phosphate exchanger SLC37A4: protein MAAQGYGYYRAVIFSAMFGGYSLYYFNRKTFSFVMPSLVEEIPLDKDDLGLITSSQSAAYAISKFVSGVLSDQMSARWLFSSGLLLVGLVNVVFSWSSMVPVFAALWFLNGLAQGLGWPPCGKILRKWFEPSQFGTWWAILSTSMNLAGGLGPILATILAQSYSWRSTLALSGALCVVVSFLCLLLIHNEPADVGLRNLDPAPSKDKKGSSKEESTLQELLLSPYLWVLSTGYLVVFGVKTCCTDWGQFFLIQEKGQSVLVGSSYMSALEVGGLVGSIAAGYLSDRAMAKAGLSIYGNPRHGLLLLMMAGMTVSMYLFRVTVTSDSSKLWILVLGALFGFSSYGPIALFGVIANESAPPNLCGTSHAIVGLMANVGGFLAGLPFSTIAKHYSWSTAFWVAEVICAVSTVAFFLLRNIRTKMGRVPKKAE, encoded by the exons ATGGCCGCCCAAGGCTACGGCTATTACCGCGCTGTGATCTTCTCAGCCATGTTTGGAGGCTACAGCCTGTACTACTTCAACCGCAAGACCTTCTCCTTTGTCATGCCGTCGTTGGTGGAGGAGATCCCTCTGGACAAGGACGACTTGG ggcTCATCACCAGCAGCCAGTCGGCAGCCTACGCCATCAGCAAGTTTGTGAGCGGGGTGCTGTCTGACCAGATGAGTGCCCGCTGGCTCTTCTCTTCTGGGCTGCTTCTGGTCGGCCTGGTCAACGTAGTCTTTTCCTGGAGCTCCATGGTACCTGTCTTTGCTGCTCTCTGGTTCCTCAATGGCCTGGCacaggggctgggctggcctcCCTGTGGGAAGATCCTGCGGAAG TGGTTTGAGCCATCTCAGTTTGGCACCTGGTGGGCCATTCTGTCAACCAGCATGAACCTGGCTGGAGGGCTGGGCCCTATCCTGGCAACCATCCTCGCCCAGAGCTATAGCTGGCGAAGCACGCTGGCCCTGTCCGGGGCGCTCTGTGTAGTtgtctccttcctctgtctcctgctcatCCACAATGAACCCGCTGACGTTGGGCTCCGGAACCTGGACCCCGCCCCCTCCAAGGACAAGAAGG gctCCTCGAAGGAGGAGAGTACTCTACAGGAGCTGCTGCTGTCCCCCTACCTGTGGGTACTCTCCACGGGCTACCTCGTGGTATTTGGAGTAAAGACCTGCTGTACTGACTGGGGCCAGTTCTTCCTCATCCAGGAGAAAGGACAATCCGTCCTCGTGG GTAGCTCCTACATGAGTGCCCTGGAGGTTGGGGGCCTTGTAGGCAGCATCGCAGCTGGCTACCTGTCAGACCGGGCCATGGCAAAG GCAGGCCTATCCATCTACGGGAACCCTCGCCATGGCCTGTTGCTGCTCATGATGGCTGGCATGACCGTGTCCATGTACCTCTTCCGGGTCACTGTGACCAGTGACTCCTCCAAG CTCTGGATCCTGGTGTTGGGAGCTCTGTTCGGTTTCTCCTCCTACGGTCCCATTGCCTTGTTCGGAGTTATAGCCAATGAGAGTGCTCCTCCCAACTTGTGCGGCACCTCCCATGCCATTGTGGGACTCATGGCCAACG TGGGCGGCTTTCTGGCTGGGCTGCCCTTCAGCACCATTGCCAAGCACTATAGCTGGAGCACAGCCTTCTGGGTGGCCGAAGTgatctgtgccgtcagcacagtcGCCTTCTTTCTGCTACGAAACATCCGCACCAAGATGGGCCGAGTGCCCAAGAAGGCTGAGTGA